TATTACAAGATGATGACAAAGATGTTGAAACCACTCTTCAAAGTGAGAAGATAGTTCAAATAAATCATGCAAATATTCGCAGTGAAATGATACCAAAGGTTAGTATGGAATTTGAAACAGAAGAAGAAGCATATAATTTCTATAATACTTATGCTTACAATGTAGGTTTTAGCATTCGAAGAAGTAAAGGGCATAAAGGTGAAAATAGAAAAATCATGGATAGAACTTTTTGTTGTTCATGTGAAGGTACACGTGGAAATGATAAGCGAAATGTCAACGTGAAACGTCATCGTGCTGAAACAAGATTTGGATGTTTAGCAAAGATGAAAATAAATTGCCgtcaaataggaaaatatcaagtTGTTGAATTtatagcagagcataatcatgTTACTTCAAGTCCTATAAAGAGTCATTTGCATCGATCCCAAAGAAGACTGTCTGCTACCCAAGTTGTTGAAATTGAATTGGCTGAGAGTTCTGGAATTACTCCTAAAGCTAGTGTAGAACTAATGGCTAGGAGAGCTGGTGGACGTGAGAATCTTGGATTTATTCTTGATGATTGTCGGAATTATATACGTACTAAAAGAACAATTCAAATGAGAGCTGGAGACACAGGTGGCgttcttgaatatcttcaacACATAAAATCTGaagattctaatttttttatgccCTTCAAGCAGACATAGATGATTTGCTGACTAATATTTTTTGGGCTGATGCAAAAATGAAAGAAGCTTATTCACATTTTGATGATGTTATTTGTTTTGATACAACTTACAGAAAAAATCATGAATGCAGGCCCTTCGCTATGTTTGTTGGAGTTAACCATCATAAACAAACCACTTTGTTTGGAGCAGCATCATTATATGACGAAACATGTGAAACTTTTATATGGTTATTTGATACATTTTCAGCAGCAATGTTGGGAAAAATGCCAAAAACAATTCTTACAGATCAAAATGCAGCAATGGCAAAGGCATTAGCTTCTCAATGGCCAGAAACTTATCATCGTCTTTGTATTTGGCATATGTATCAAAATGCAACAAAACACCTTAGTAGTATTTTTCAAAAGTTCCGTCAATTCTCAAAAGATTTTGGAGATTGTATACATGAATACGAGGAAGAAGATGAATTCATTGAAGCATGGAACAAGATGCTTGAAAGATATAATCTCAAAGATAATGATTGGCTGGGAAGGACATTCAAAGTAAGAGAGAAATGGGCTTTGGTCTATGGTAGAGATATTTTTTGTGCAAACATGAATACTACTCAACGGAGTGAAAGTATGAATAATGTTCTGAAGCATTATGTTAGCTACTAGCATAATATGTTGCGattcttacaaaattttgaaaggtTGGTTGATGATCGTCGATACGAAGAAGTGAAAGCAGATTTCAGAGTAACTCAATGTAAGTTACCACCATCTCTTCCAATTGAAATTCTAAATCATGTTGTTGCTGTATACACCCCAGCAATTTTGAAAatgtttgaatttgaattttcaaaagcATACAATTGTGTTATGGAAATTTGTCTTGAGCATGAGACAAAAACAAAACACAAGTTGACTCCTAATGGTAAACGTTTTCATCATACTGTCAACTATGATTCATCAAATGAGACAGTTTCATGCAGTTGCAAGAAGTTTGAGTTTGTAGGAATATTGTGCTCACATGTTCTTAAAGTTTTTTCTTCTCGTAATATTGGAAAAATTCCTTCtctgtatattttgaaaagatGGACAAAGCATGCTAAAATGGGAACAATAACTTCGACATACAAAAGTACACATCTTGATGACCCAAAAACATCCATGACAAGGCGTTACCAAGAATTGAGTAGAATTAGTACTCAAATTGGAACAAGAGGATCGCTAACTGAAAAAGTTTATTAGATTgcaatacaaaattttaaaagagatTTGGAAGGAATTGATGCATGCTTACAAGGTGAAGACTCTATTGAAATTTGCAAGAATGATGCGAGTAACTCAATTGATAGCAAATTAAAAggtgtaaaaaataaagaaaaatttagtGGAACATCTCGGAGACCAAAAAGTGCTCTTGAAAAGATTAAGAGAAAGACAAAGAATTCTCAAAAATATTCTGAAGCAAAAACGGtaagaatataaatatatataatttactataatatatatatatatatatataaatattagtcttatatgtttttttatggA
This region of Cannabis sativa cultivar Pink pepper isolate KNU-18-1 chromosome 7, ASM2916894v1, whole genome shotgun sequence genomic DNA includes:
- the LOC115696278 gene encoding protein FAR1-RELATED SEQUENCE 5-like, whose translation is MESNMLDEEFLSRQRLELQNNDENYISSFDEVLQDDDKDVETTLQSEKIVQINHANIRSEMIPKVSMEFETEEEAYNFYNTYAYNVGFSIRRSKGHKGENRKIMDRTFCCSCEGTRGNDKRNVNVKRHRAETRFGCLAKMKINCRQIGKYQVVEFIAEHNHVTSSPIKSHLHRSQRRLSATQVVEIELAESSGITPKASVELMARRAGGRENLGFILDDCRNYIHIDDLLTNIFWADAKMKEAYSHFDDVICFDTTYRKNHECRPFAMFVGVNHHKQTTLFGAASLYDETCETFIWLFDTFSAAMLGKMPKTILTDQNAAMAKALASQWPETYHRLCIWHMYQNATKHLSSIFQKFRQFSKDFGDCIHEYEEEDEFIEAWNKMLERYNLKDNDWLGRTFKVREKWALVYGRDIFCANMNTTQRSESMNNVLKHYVSY